The Bacillota bacterium genome has a segment encoding these proteins:
- a CDS encoding diacylglycerol kinase family protein, which yields MRPGPPATRRPQRARSRLDSFRYALRGLVEAWRSEPNFRIDAVAAYLALAAGWWLRVGGTGLAVIALAIAFVLAAELFNTAMEETVDLAMPRLHPKAGRAKDVSAGAVLVMAGGALAVALGVLLPAALAPGRLERRLAASGWPEAAVLAGALLLAGAAWAGGDHGRREGR from the coding sequence ATGAGGCCCGGCCCGCCGGCGACCCGCCGGCCCCAGCGGGCGCGCAGCCGGTTGGACTCGTTCCGCTACGCGCTCCGGGGTCTGGTCGAGGCCTGGCGGAGCGAGCCCAACTTCCGCATCGACGCGGTGGCCGCCTACCTCGCCCTGGCGGCGGGCTGGTGGCTGCGCGTGGGCGGCACGGGGCTGGCGGTGATCGCGCTGGCCATCGCCTTCGTCCTGGCGGCGGAGCTCTTCAACACGGCCATGGAGGAGACCGTCGACCTGGCCATGCCGCGCCTCCACCCCAAGGCGGGACGCGCCAAGGACGTCTCGGCCGGCGCGGTGCTGGTGATGGCGGGCGGGGCGCTGGCGGTGGCGCTGGGCGTCCTGCTGCCGGCCGCCCTGGCGCCCGGCCGGCTGGAGCGCCGGCTGGCGGCCAGCGGCTGGCCCGAGGCGGCCGTGCTGGCGGGCGCGCTGCTGCTGGCGGGCGCTGCCTGGGCGGGCGGGGATCACGGGAGGCGCGAGGGACGATGA
- the ybeY gene encoding rRNA maturation RNase YbeY — MTAELPGGERLDPALEALLARLLERVLERAGLARGQLDVTVTGDEEVRGLNREYRGVDRSTDVLSFPQFEAGELARLAAGAEGAEGPDGPPLLLGDVVISLPTARRQAQEYGHSLEREVAFLAVHGALHVLGWDHETPEEERRMMDETESVLAEFGLRREAGG, encoded by the coding sequence GTGACGGCGGAGCTCCCCGGCGGGGAGAGGCTCGATCCGGCGCTTGAGGCGCTCCTCGCCCGCCTGCTGGAGCGGGTGCTGGAGCGCGCGGGGCTCGCCCGCGGCCAGCTCGACGTCACCGTCACCGGCGACGAGGAGGTGCGCGGGCTCAACCGGGAGTACCGGGGCGTCGACCGGAGCACGGATGTCCTCTCCTTCCCCCAGTTCGAGGCCGGGGAGCTCGCCCGGCTGGCCGCCGGGGCGGAGGGGGCGGAAGGTCCGGACGGACCGCCGCTCCTCCTGGGCGACGTGGTCATCAGCCTGCCGACGGCGCGCCGCCAGGCGCAGGAGTACGGCCACTCGCTGGAGCGGGAGGTGGCCTTTCTGGCCGTCCACGGTGCGCTGCACGTGCTCGGCTGGGACCACGAGACGCCGGAGGAGGAGCGCCGCATGATGGACGAGACGGAGAGCGTCCTGGCCGAGTTCGGGCTGCGCCGGGAGGCGGGCGGATGA
- a CDS encoding DUF502 domain-containing protein — MSVRRRRRSGERLFARLRRLFLSGLGALVPVVATVYVLYLLFTWTDNLLRGILFGFLPWHLPGLGILGTLLVVLLSGAVVTNLVGRQLVAWADALLRRVPLASTLYSTFAQLVEALVGGRAGYQRVVAVEYPRRGLWSLGFVTRDPGGLGGRWPGPRAEAGRAADAGEADGEAAVPLLNVFIPTTPNPASGSWLMVPRDEVVFVDLSVEEAMRVIVSAGMVVPERRPAEGAAAPAAPARRPGRERP, encoded by the coding sequence ATGAGCGTGCGCAGGCGGCGACGGAGCGGGGAGCGGCTCTTCGCCCGGCTGAGGAGGCTCTTCCTGAGCGGGCTGGGCGCCCTGGTGCCGGTGGTGGCGACGGTCTACGTCCTCTACCTGCTCTTCACCTGGACCGACAACCTGCTGCGCGGGATCCTCTTCGGCTTCCTGCCCTGGCATCTGCCCGGCCTGGGCATCCTGGGCACGCTGCTGGTCGTCCTCCTCTCGGGCGCGGTGGTGACCAATCTGGTGGGACGGCAGCTGGTGGCCTGGGCCGACGCCCTCCTCCGCCGCGTGCCGCTCGCCTCGACGCTTTACTCCACCTTCGCGCAGCTGGTGGAGGCGCTGGTAGGCGGACGGGCAGGCTACCAGCGCGTGGTGGCGGTGGAGTACCCGCGCCGGGGGCTCTGGTCGCTGGGCTTTGTCACGCGCGACCCGGGCGGCCTGGGCGGGCGCTGGCCGGGGCCTCGGGCGGAGGCCGGCCGGGCTGCCGACGCCGGCGAGGCCGACGGGGAGGCAGCCGTTCCGCTCCTGAACGTCTTCATCCCCACCACGCCCAACCCGGCCTCCGGCTCCTGGCTGATGGTCCCGCGCGACGAGGTGGTCTTCGTCGACCTGAGCGTGGAGGAAGCCATGCGCGTCATCGTCTCCGCCGGCATGGTGGTGCCGGAACGGCGGCCGGCGGAAGGTGCGGCGGCGCCCGCGGCGCCCGCCCGCCGTCCCGGGAGGGAGCGCCCGTGA